A window of Streptomyces sp. Je 1-332 genomic DNA:
ACCATCGGCATCATCGCCTCATCCAACGTCGCGATCATGCTGGTCACGGTCACCCTGCCCGGCTCCCTGGCCGCCGCCGCGGGCCACGCCGCGATGATGGTGGTGGGCGGCGCCGTCCAGGCCGCCCTCGTGGTCCTGTTCCCCGTACGCAGATGGGGTGCCCACCGAGACGCCCTCGCCGACGCCCTCGCCGCCGAGGCCGACTACGCCCGCCGCCTGCGCCACGACCCCCACGCCGACTTCGACCCGGAACCCCTGATGGCCGCCCGCGACGCGGCGACCATCACCCCGCGCCAGGCCCGCACCCGCCCCGCCGAACTCCACGGCGCCCGCGGCGTGGCGGAACGTATCCGTCCGGTACTCGCCTCCCTGGCCGACCCCGCGGTGGGCGCACCGGAAGAGGGTCCCGAACGCGACCGCGTACGCGAGATCCTGGCCGCGGCGGCCGCGATCCTGGACGCGGCGGCCAGAGCCATCCGGCACGGCGAACCGGTGAAGATCCCGCCCGCGGGCGTGGCCACACTCCGGAGCCCGGACACCGGCGCGATCCTCACGGGCCCGGCACAGAGAGCGGCGAAACGCCTGGCGGCGCTCCTGCGCGACGTAATCGAAACGGCAGGCAGGCCCCCCGCAAAATACGCCACTTTCACCACGACAGAACCCAAAAAAGAGACCCCGGAGACCCCAAAGAGCCCAAAGGCACCAAAGACCCTGGAGGCCCCAAAGATCCCGGAGGCCCCAGAGCCCCCCACTCCCCTCCTCCGCCCCACCCTCCCCGCCCTCCTCCCCGCCGCCCTCCGCGCCATAAGAGGCGAGCTCCGCCGCCGCCATGAATCCCCCGTCACCCGCCACGCGATCCGCGTCACCGCCGTGGCCGCCGCCGGTTACCTCCTGGGCACCTGGCTCCCCCTCGGTCACGGCTACTGGGCCCCCATGGCCTCCGTGATGGTGATGCGCCCGGACTTCTCGCAGACGTACTCCCGCGCGGTGGCCCGCTTCGGCGGCACGCTCGTGGGCGTCGCCCTGGCCACGGGCCTGGTGCAACTCGCCGACCCCGACACCGAGCTCTCCGCCGCACTCGCCGTGCTCTGCGCCGGGATGATGTACCTGCTGATGCGCACGGGCCAGGTCGCCGCCCAGGCCTGCGTCGCCGCGTATGTCGTGTTCCTGCTCGGCATGGGCGGTGAGCAGTGGACGCAGACGGTGCCGGAACGCGTCGTCCTCACCCTCCTCGGCGGCGTCCTCGCGATGATCGCGTACGCCGTGTACCCGGCCTGGGAGACCCCGCGCCTGCGCAACCGCCTCGCCGACTGGCTGATCGCGGACGGCCGCTACGCCGCTGCCGTCGTCAGCCGCTACGCCGACCCCCAGGGCAGCTCCTGCCCGAACGTCCGCGAGGCGCTGCTCGCCGCCCGTGACGCCCGCATCGCGTGGCAGGAAGCCGCCGCCCGCGCCAAGAACGAACCGGTACGCCACCGTGGCCTCTCCCGAGCCGCAGCCGCCGACGCCGAGGACACCCTCGCCCAACTCGGCCGCGTGGCCATGCTGATGGAGGCTCACCTACCGGACCGCGACGCCACCCCCGTCCCCGCGGCCGACCGCCTCGCCAAGGCCTTGCGCAAATCGACCGAGGACGGCGCGAAGGCCGTACGCGAGCGCCGGGTCCCGAAGTGGGAAGCCGTGCGCAAGGCTCTCGACGAGTGGGACGGCGAGGGCGTCCCCGACCGGGTCGTACGCAGAGGAGCGGGCCTCCTCCTCACGACCCTCGAGGAACTGTCGGACGCCCTGGACACAGCACCGCCACCCATGCTGGTGGACGGCTCAGAAACAACCACGCAGACCGCGCAAACGACACAGACGACACAGACGACCCAGACGACACAGACGACACAGAAAACACGAACGACGCGAACGGAAAACGGGCCGCAGGACCCCGATCAAGGTCCCACGGCCCGCTGACCGCGTCACGCGTCACACGTCAAGCACGTCAAGCACGTCAAGCACATCACGCACACCACGCAACGGAGCCTCAGGAAGAAGACTCCGGAAGCCCCGCCGTAGGCAGCCCCTCCGGCAGCTTTCCGCCCTTGGTCCGGGTGAACTGGTCCTTGCCCGCGCCCTGCCAAGCGACCGTCATCGACGTACCGTTGACCGACTCGACCGTGCCCTTGGTGCGGTCGGAGTCGCCCTTGACGCACTTGAGACTGATCGTCTCGCCGCCGGCGGACCCACTGCACAGGACCTTCTCACCGAGCAGCGTCGCCTCCTTCCCGGCGATGAACAGCGCGAGCGGATTCCCGTCGGCGGTGGTGACCCAGCTGCCCTCGAAGCTGCCGTCCTTGCCACCGGAATCCGCACCGGAACCCGCCCCGGAATCCGCACCCTCGTCCGGCGTACCGGCCCCAGCGGACGATCCCGCCGAGCCCTTGCCCTTGTCCTTGCCCTCATCCCCGTCGCCGCCGTCACTGCTGCAACCGGTCAGGACAAGAGCGGCGACAAGACCCGCCGCCGCGGCACCGATACGTACGTTCCGGACCTGCGTGCGCACTGAAGTCCCCCTAGTCACTACCCAGTCGATCTGCTCAATCGACCAGCCCGGCCGATGAATCGCGCGCCAAGCTACCAGGACGACTTGCGCACCCCGGGCAGGAATCCGGCGTGCGCTTGGTCACGCAGCTTGACCCGGGAGAGGCCGAACTTCCCCACGTAACCGCGTGGGCGCCCGTCGACGCTGTCCCTGTTGCGTACGCGCGTCGCACTCGCGTCCCGCGGCTGACGCGCCAACTCCGCCTGCGCGGAGCGGCGTTCGGCCTCGCCCGTCCCGGGGCGGCGGAGGATCTCCTTCAACTCGGCCCGCCGCACGGCGTACCGCGCGACGATCTCGCGCCGCTTCTCGTTCTTCGCGATCTTGCTCTTCTTGGCCATCAGACCATCACCCCACGCGCACGGATCCTGGCGACGGCGGCTTCGACGCCGATGGCGTCGACGGTCTTGATGCCCTTGGCGCTGAGCCGCAGCCGCACATGGCGGCCCTCGCTGGGCAGCCAGTACCGCTTGCGCTGGACGTTGACGTCGAACCGGCGTGACGTACGCCGGTGCGAATGCGAGATCTGGTTGCCGAAGCCCGGCTCGGCGCCGGTCAGCTGGCAGTGGGCGGACATGGTGACGCACCTCTCGGTCGTGGGGAGAAGGGGATCCCGTGGAATCCCCGTGGTCCCGTTTTGAAAACGGGATTCATTTTCATACACTACCGGCATGGCTCGCAACGAACTCCGTCCCGTCATCAAGCTCCGGTCAACAGCCGGCACCGGCTACACGTACGTGACCCGCAAGAACCGCCGTAACGACCCCGACCGCATGACGCTGCGCAAGTACGACCCGGTCGTCGGGCGGCACGTCGATTTCCGAGAGGAGCGCTGACCCGTCATGCGCAAGGACATCCACCCGCCGTACGGCCCTGTCGTCTTCCGTGACAAGTCCGCCGGCTACGCCTTCCTCACCCGGTCCACGGCGACCAGCGACAAGACCGTCGAGTGGGAGGACGGACGCACCTATCCCGTCGTCGACGTCGAGGTCTCCTCCGCG
This region includes:
- a CDS encoding FUSC family protein, which codes for MTWLRALKATARSGLTVERKRLEPLIALRGAAGLALVIGVSLTLFGPAVAASSAFGAYQAAIATFQRSWRPRPELALASGTSLAISTFLGYLTGSHTLLFLALLALWTFLSGLSWAAGPTIGIIASSNVAIMLVTVTLPGSLAAAAGHAAMMVVGGAVQAALVVLFPVRRWGAHRDALADALAAEADYARRLRHDPHADFDPEPLMAARDAATITPRQARTRPAELHGARGVAERIRPVLASLADPAVGAPEEGPERDRVREILAAAAAILDAAARAIRHGEPVKIPPAGVATLRSPDTGAILTGPAQRAAKRLAALLRDVIETAGRPPAKYATFTTTEPKKETPETPKSPKAPKTLEAPKIPEAPEPPTPLLRPTLPALLPAALRAIRGELRRRHESPVTRHAIRVTAVAAAGYLLGTWLPLGHGYWAPMASVMVMRPDFSQTYSRAVARFGGTLVGVALATGLVQLADPDTELSAALAVLCAGMMYLLMRTGQVAAQACVAAYVVFLLGMGGEQWTQTVPERVVLTLLGGVLAMIAYAVYPAWETPRLRNRLADWLIADGRYAAAVVSRYADPQGSSCPNVREALLAARDARIAWQEAAARAKNEPVRHRGLSRAAAADAEDTLAQLGRVAMLMEAHLPDRDATPVPAADRLAKALRKSTEDGAKAVRERRVPKWEAVRKALDEWDGEGVPDRVVRRGAGLLLTTLEELSDALDTAPPPMLVDGSETTTQTAQTTQTTQTTQTTQTTQKTRTTRTENGPQDPDQGPTAR
- the rpsN gene encoding 30S ribosomal protein S14, with the protein product MAKKSKIAKNEKRREIVARYAVRRAELKEILRRPGTGEAERRSAQAELARQPRDASATRVRNRDSVDGRPRGYVGKFGLSRVKLRDQAHAGFLPGVRKSSW
- the rpmB gene encoding 50S ribosomal protein L28, which codes for MSAHCQLTGAEPGFGNQISHSHRRTSRRFDVNVQRKRYWLPSEGRHVRLRLSAKGIKTVDAIGVEAAVARIRARGVMV
- the rpmG gene encoding 50S ribosomal protein L33, with product MARNELRPVIKLRSTAGTGYTYVTRKNRRNDPDRMTLRKYDPVVGRHVDFREER
- a CDS encoding type B 50S ribosomal protein L31 produces the protein MRKDIHPPYGPVVFRDKSAGYAFLTRSTATSDKTVEWEDGRTYPVVDVEVSSASHPFYTGTAKVLDTAGRVDRFERRYGTR